A genomic region of Oryza glaberrima chromosome 1, OglaRS2, whole genome shotgun sequence contains the following coding sequences:
- the LOC127777594 gene encoding uncharacterized protein LOC127777594 has translation MDSGGGGGASHKAASGSAPLGAAAANPTAMLSALMSKRAKLQEELRSIERQVYEMETTYLQESNQFGSVLKGFESFLSSSKNTSNLKRSRKFQADERLFSLSSVTSPAVDEHMAGRDDGREYGSGRSKGATTPANGQGKPKKGGRPGGRDGKRIRPSNDPDLDDEEDF, from the exons ATGGActcgggaggcggaggaggggcaTCGCACAAGGCAGCGTCAGGCTCTGCGCCCTtgggggcggcggccgcgaacCCCACAGCGATGCTCTCCGCCCTGATGAGCAAGCGCGCCAAGCTCCAGGAGGAGCTCCGCTCCATAGAGCGCCAG GTTTATGAAATGGAGACAACCTACCTACAAGAGTCTAATCAATTCGGAAGTGTGCTAAAGGGTTTTGAATCATTCTTATCATCGTCAAAGAACACTTCCAA TCTCAAGCGCTCCAGGAAGTTCCAGGCTGATGAGAGGCTGTTCTCCCTGTCATCGGTTACATCTCCAGCG GTCGACGAACATATGGCTGGACGAGATG ATGGAAGAGAATATGGATCAGGTCGTTCGAAAGGCGCAACCACTCCTGCAAACGGGCA AGGAAAACCAAAGAAAGGAGGTCGCCCTGGAGGGAGAGACGGCAAGAGAATACGGCCATCAAATGATCCAGATCTGGACGATGAAGAGGACTTCTAA
- the LOC127777577 gene encoding cyclin-A1-2: protein MAAKRPAAGEGGGKAAAGAAAAKKRVALVNVTNVAAAANNAKFNSATWAAPVKKGSLASGRNVCTNRVSAVKSASAKPAPAISRHESAPQKESVIPPKVLSIVPTAAPAPVTVPCSSFVSPMHSGDSVSVDETMSMCDSMKSPDFEYIDNGDSSSVLGSLQRRANENLRISEDRDVEETKWNKDAPSPMEIDQICDVDNNYEDPQLCATLASDIYMHLREAETRKRPSTDFMETIQKDVNPSMRAILIDWLVEVAEEYRLVPDTLYLTVNYIDRYLSGNEINRQRLQLLGVACMLIAAKYEEICAPQVEEFCYITDNTYFRDEVLEMEASVLNYLKFEVTAPTAKCFLRRFVRVAQVSDEDPALHLEFLANYVAELSLLEYNLLSYPPSLVAASAIFLAKFILQPTKHPWNSTLAHYTQYKSSELSDCVKALHRLFSVGPGSNLPAIREKYTQHKYKFVAKKHCPPSVPSEFFRNATC from the exons atggcggcgaagcggcccgcggcgggggagggaggagggaaggcgGCAGCGGGCGCCGCGGCAGCCAAGAAGCGCGTCGCGCTTGTCAACGTCACCAACGTTGCCGCCGCGGCCAACAATGCG AAATTTAATTCAGCTACCTGGGCTGCACCTGTGAAGAAGGGATCTTTGGCCAGTGGCCGCAATGTGTGCACGAATCGGGTCTCAGCGGTGAAATCGGCTTCCGCCAAGCCAGCTCCGGCCATATCCCGCCATGAGAGCGCCCCACAGAAGGAGTCAGTTATTCCTCCTAAAGTGCTTAGCATTGTTCCGACTGCTGCACCCGCACCTGTCACTGTACCCTGCAGCAGCTTCGTCTCCCCTATGCATTCAGGAGATTCAGTTTCGGTTGACGAGACGATGTCGATGTGTGACTCAATGAAAAGCCCAGACTTTGAGTATATTGATAATGGGGATTCCTCCTCAGTTCTAGGTTCCTTGCAGCGAAGAGCAAACGAGAACCTGCGTATCTCAGAGGATAGAGATGTTGAAG AAACTAAGTGGAATAAGGATGCTCCTTCCCCAATGGAAATCGACCAAATTTGTGATGTTGACAATAACTACGAGGATCCGCAGTTGTGTGCTACTCTTGCTTCTGATATCTACATGCACTTGCGCGAGGCCGAG ACCAGGAAACGTCCATCAACTGATTTTATGGAAACAATCCAAAAGGATGTAAACCCAAGCATGAGAGCGATCCTGATAGACTGGCTTGTGGAA GTCGCTGAAGAATATCGTCTTGTTCCTGATACATTATACCTGACAGTTAACTACATTGACCGTTATCTTTCTGGCAATGAGATCAATCGTCAAAGACTGCAATTACTTGGAGTTGCTTGTATGCTTATTGCTGC AAAATACGAGGAGATATGTGCACCTCAAGTAGAAGAATTCTGCTATATAACTGACAACACATACTTCAGAGATGAG GTTTTGGAAATGGAAGCTTCTGTCCTGAATTACCTGAAGTTTGAAGTGACTGCACCTACAGCAAAATGCTTTTTGAG GAGATTTGTCCGTGTTGCACAAGTATCGGATGAG GATCCAGCATTGCATCTTGAGTTCCTAGCCAATTATGTTGCTGAGCTATCACTGCTGGAGTACAATCTACTTTCTTACCCTCCTTCACTAGTAGCGGCATCGGCTATTTTCTTGGCCAAATTCATACTGCAGCCAACAAAGCACCCTTGG AATTCCACCCTTGCTCACTACACACAATACAAGTCGTCAGAGTTAAGCGACTGTGTAAAGGCATTGCACCGCCTTTTTAGCGTTGGTCCCGGGAGTAACCTTCCTGCAATCAGGGAGAAGTATACCCAACATAAG TACAAATTTGTGGCGAAGAAGCACTGCCCGCCCTCAGTTCCATCCGAATTCTTTCGCAATGCGACGTGctga
- the LOC127777565 gene encoding cyclin-A1-1: MSSNLAASRRSSSSSSVAAAAAAAAKRPAVGEGGGGGKAAAGAAAAKKRVALSNISNVAAGGGAPGKAGNAKLNLAASAAPVKKGSLASGRNVGTNRASAVKSASAKPAPAISRHESATQKESVLPPKVPSIVPTAALAPVTVPCSSFVSPMHSGDSVSVDETMSTCDSMKSPEFEYIDNGDSSSVLGSLQRRANENLRISEDRDVEETKWKKDAPSPMEIDQICDVDNNYEDPQLCATLASDIYMHLREAETRKRPSTDFMETIQKDVNPSMRAILIDWLVEVAEEYRLVPDTLYLTVNYIDRYLSGNEINRQRLQLLGVACMLIAAKYEEICAPQVEEFCYITDNTYFRDEVLEMEASVLNYLKFEVTAPTAKCFLRRFVRVAQVSHEDPALHLEFLANYVAELSLLEYNLLSYPPSLVAASAIFLAKFILQPAKHPWNSTLAHYTQYKSSELSDCVKALHRLFSVGPGSNLPAIREKYTQHKYKFVAKKPCPPSIPTEFFRDATC; the protein is encoded by the exons ATGTCGAGCAACCTAGCAGCCtcccgccgctcgtcgtcgtcgtcctcggtggcggcggcggcggcggcggcggcgaagcgacccgcggtgggggagggaggaggaggagggaaggcggcagcgggcgccgccgcggcaaaGAAGCGCGTGGCGCTTAGCAACATCAGCAACGTCGCCGCTGGTGGTGGCGCCCCAGGGAAGGCCGGCAATGCG AAGTTGAATTTAGCTGCCTCAGCTGCACCAGTGAAGAAGGGATCTTTGGCCAGTGGCCGCAATGTGGGCACGAATCGGGCCTCGGCGGTGAAATCGGCTTCCGCCAAGCCGGCTCCGGCCATATCCCGCCATGAGAGCGCCACACAGAAGGAGTCTGTTCTTCCTCCTAAAGTGCCTAGCATTGTGCCGACTGCTGCACTGGCACCTGTCACTGTACCCTGCAGCAGCTTCGTCTCCCCTATGCATTCAGGAGATTCAGTTTCGGTTGACGAGACGATGTCGACGTGTGACTCAATGAAAAGCCCAGAATTTGAGTACATTGATAATGGGGATTCCTCCTCAGTTCTAGGTTCCTTGCAGCGAAGAGCAAACGAAAACCTGCGTATCTCAGAGGATAGAGATGTCGAAG AAACTAAGTGGAAGAAGGATGCTCCTTCCCCAATGGAAATCGACCAAATTTGTGATGTTGACAATAACTACGAGGATCCGCAGTTGTGTGCTACTCTTGCTTCTGATATCTACATGCACTTGCGCGAGGCTGAG ACCAGGAAACGTCCATCAACTGATTTTATGGAAACAATCCAAAAGGATGTAAACCCAAGCATGAGAGCGATCCTGATAGACTGGCTTGTGGAA GTAGCTGAAGAATATCGTCTTGTTCCTGATACATTATACCTGACAGTTAACTACATTGATCGTTATCTTTCTGGCAATGAGATCAATCGTCAAAGACTGCAATTACTTGGAGTTGCTTGTATGCTTATTGCTGC AAAATACGAGGAGATATGTGCACCTCAAGTAGAAGAATTCTGCTATATAACTGACAACACATACTTCAGAGATGAG GTTTTGGAAATGGAAGCTTCTGTCCTGAATTACCTGAAGTTTGAAGTGACTGCACCTACAGCAAAATGCTTTTTGAG GAGATTTGTCCGTGTTGCACAAGTATCTCATGAG GATCCAGCATTGCATCTTGAGTTCCTAGCCAATTATGTTGCTGAGCTATCACTGCTGGAGTACAATCTACTTTCTTACCCTCCTTCACTAGTAGCGGCATCAGCTATTTTCCTGGCCAAATTCATACTGCAGCCAGCAAAGCACCCTTGG AATTCCACCCTTGCTCACTACACACAATACAAGTCGTCAGAGTTAAGCGACTGCGTTAAGGCATTGCACCGCCTTTTCAGTGTTGGTCCTGGGAGTAACCTTCCTGCAATCAGGGAGAAGTATACCCAACATAAG TACAAATTTGTGGCGAAGAAGCCCTGCCCACCCTCAATACCGACCGAATTCTTTCGTGACGCAACATGCTGA
- the LOC127762155 gene encoding salt stress root protein RS1 produces the protein MTSVWKTKVLTGLNKLFDKDGKKAAAAEFLKSFNKEEIGKEIDDKKTELEPKVVEVVESSPPEIKALLKDKKTASKIKKNGPAVTKFLEELAKIDFPGAKPVSDAVAKSGTTPLSPAIAFILEKVAPFVPKEEPKPEPEAEAAAETTSREVAVEEEKKEEEAAPAEPAAAAAEAAAPSTEVVEEKKEEEKPAEAAAPAAEPEKQ, from the exons ATGACAAGTGTCTGGAAGACCAAGGTTCTCACTGGACTCAACAAGCTCTTTGACAAGGATGGAAAgaaggctgctgctgctgagttCTTGAAATCATTCAACAAG GAGGAGATTGGCAAGGAGATTGATGACAAGAAGACAGAGCTAGAGCCCAAGGTTGTGGAGGTTGTTGAGTCATCTCCTCCTGAGATTAAG GCTTTGTTGAAGGACAAAAAAACAGCCAGCAAAATCAAGAAGAACGGTCCTGCAGTCACTAAGTTCCTTGAGGAATTGGCTAAGATTG atttcccCGGAGCCAAGCCGGTGAGCGACGCGGTGGCCAAGTCCGGCACGACGCCGCTCTCCCCGGCGATCGCCTTCATCCTGGAGAAGGTCGCGCCTTTCGTTCCCAAGGAGGAGCCCAAGCCCgagccggaggcggaggcggcggcggagaccaCCTCCCGGGAAGTcgccgtggaggaggagaagaaggaggaggaggcggcccccgccgagcccgccgccgccgccgcggaggcggcggcgccgtcgacggaggtggtggaggagaagaaggaggaggagaagccggcggaggcggcggcgccggcggctgagCCGGAGAAGCAGTAG